In Brevibacillus brevis NBRC 100599, a single genomic region encodes these proteins:
- a CDS encoding sensor histidine kinase, which translates to MNIKSRIALHLVMWLVLVGLILFVLAGFTLYWTLEEMSKVQSTREFESVGLQRLIQTIEVEGEDIRFDPELLEKVRDSGGWLQRIDEKGYVTDSFFTPPDVPSYYGPGQLTAYWLRKSPFPYRLSLWIQEKDGVVHTLLYGMTNRDDDFLQQVIEEADHKNNEILLPPSIQNQLKRKAGWVQLLDPKGVELASFNKPAKAIKDFTVEELALRSIYPDRYGASIVSHYDQISGQTWVLSYPLPGTTPGEEPLLTPESKALYIGMGMLLLSAMLVFGIVSYLFGQRFGAPIVHVLRWLTFLRGGQYEEPANADGVPLSQDKRGKRKRKYRIYQDVIESMDSLSQTLNRNEKLRHETEQLRNEWIAGVSHDLKTPLSSVKGYAHLLGNAEYTWTAEEVHTFAKIILDKSAYMEDLINDLALTYRLRNGQGAPTVELVDLNSCTAEAITEAAKHPLYPEGCIRFTPSPESVYMLVYKPWFQRIVDNLVANALIHNESGTIVSIRVQAVGPATALLIFSDNGSGMDEETADRLFERYYRGTDTESRTEGSGLGMVITKALVEAFGGSIEVKTAVGQGTTISITWEAEQPPRV; encoded by the coding sequence ATGAATATTAAGAGCAGAATTGCGCTCCATCTGGTGATGTGGTTGGTGCTGGTTGGCCTCATTCTCTTTGTGCTAGCCGGGTTTACGTTATATTGGACGCTTGAAGAAATGTCAAAAGTACAGTCCACACGTGAATTTGAGAGCGTCGGCTTGCAGAGGCTGATTCAGACCATAGAAGTAGAGGGAGAGGATATCCGCTTTGACCCCGAGCTGTTGGAGAAGGTGCGAGATAGCGGAGGGTGGCTTCAGCGGATTGATGAAAAGGGGTATGTCACTGACTCTTTCTTTACCCCGCCTGACGTACCCAGCTACTACGGTCCTGGCCAATTAACGGCTTATTGGCTCCGAAAAAGCCCGTTCCCCTATCGGTTATCGTTATGGATACAGGAAAAAGACGGCGTGGTACACACCCTGCTGTATGGAATGACGAACCGCGATGACGACTTCTTGCAACAGGTGATCGAGGAGGCTGATCATAAAAATAACGAGATCCTGCTTCCTCCAAGCATCCAAAATCAATTGAAGAGGAAAGCAGGCTGGGTGCAGCTCCTTGATCCCAAAGGAGTAGAGCTGGCTTCCTTTAATAAGCCTGCAAAAGCGATCAAGGATTTCACCGTGGAAGAACTGGCGCTGCGTTCGATATACCCGGATCGCTACGGAGCATCAATCGTATCGCATTATGATCAAATAAGCGGCCAAACCTGGGTACTCAGTTATCCGTTGCCAGGAACGACTCCCGGGGAAGAACCGCTTTTGACACCGGAAAGTAAGGCCCTATATATCGGGATGGGCATGTTGCTCTTGTCGGCGATGCTCGTCTTCGGGATTGTGTCCTACTTGTTCGGACAGCGATTTGGTGCACCGATTGTTCACGTATTACGGTGGTTGACCTTTCTGCGTGGGGGGCAGTACGAGGAGCCTGCCAATGCGGATGGTGTTCCGCTCAGCCAAGACAAGCGAGGGAAGAGAAAGCGCAAATACCGTATCTACCAAGATGTAATCGAGTCGATGGACTCCTTGTCGCAAACGCTTAACCGCAACGAAAAGCTTCGTCATGAAACGGAGCAATTGAGAAATGAGTGGATCGCTGGCGTTTCCCATGATCTGAAAACGCCGCTGTCCTCTGTCAAAGGGTACGCGCATCTATTAGGGAATGCCGAGTATACGTGGACGGCAGAAGAGGTACATACCTTCGCCAAAATTATTTTGGACAAGTCAGCGTATATGGAAGACTTAATCAACGATTTGGCCTTGACGTATCGATTGAGGAACGGACAAGGTGCTCCTACGGTCGAGCTCGTTGACTTGAATAGTTGTACAGCTGAAGCTATTACGGAAGCAGCAAAACATCCGTTGTACCCGGAAGGCTGCATCCGGTTTACCCCCTCTCCCGAATCTGTTTACATGCTCGTCTACAAGCCTTGGTTTCAGCGTATCGTGGATAATCTGGTTGCCAATGCCTTGATTCACAACGAGAGCGGTACGATTGTGTCCATCCGCGTACAAGCAGTCGGGCCAGCTACAGCTTTGCTCATTTTTAGCGACAATGGTAGCGGGATGGATGAAGAAACAGCAGATCGACTATTTGAGAGGTATTATCGTGGCACAGACACCGAGTCCCGCACGGAAGGTTCAGGCCTAGGGATGGTCATTACAAAAGCATTAGTGGAAGCGTTTGGTGGTTCGATCGAGGTGAAAACAGCTGTCGGGCAGGGGACGACGATTTCGATTACGTGGGAAGCGGAGCAACCGCCTCGGGTTTAA
- a CDS encoding response regulator transcription factor gives MKDAAILLVDDEQAILQLLETVLHKEGFHSIDKVKTSEEALCACERKSYDLIVLDVTLPNMSGIEACPFIRRLTDAPILFLSARDTDFDKLTGFAVGGDDYVTKPFNPMEIVARIKALLRRTRKTSAAVPTAPVQGVYDFGRFQVHEAAGELCVEGKVIPCPSLVFQLLLFLCKNPNRIFSKSELYERVWGVNSLRDDNTIMVHIHRIRERIEPDPAQPEFLVNVRGLGYKMVKKGLPYEY, from the coding sequence GTGAAAGATGCAGCTATCCTTCTTGTGGACGATGAGCAAGCGATTCTCCAATTGCTTGAGACCGTACTGCACAAAGAAGGATTCCACTCGATCGACAAGGTGAAAACATCCGAGGAGGCGCTTTGTGCATGCGAACGAAAAAGCTATGACCTGATCGTTCTGGACGTAACGCTTCCGAACATGAGTGGCATAGAAGCTTGCCCATTCATCCGCCGTCTGACGGATGCGCCGATTCTGTTCTTGAGTGCGAGAGACACCGATTTTGACAAGCTAACCGGTTTTGCCGTTGGCGGTGATGATTACGTGACGAAGCCGTTTAACCCGATGGAAATTGTTGCACGCATCAAAGCATTGCTTCGCCGTACACGCAAAACGAGCGCGGCCGTACCGACTGCACCCGTTCAAGGGGTCTATGATTTTGGGCGGTTTCAAGTCCATGAAGCAGCAGGGGAGCTCTGTGTGGAGGGGAAAGTCATTCCTTGTCCGTCCCTTGTTTTTCAACTGTTGCTATTTTTGTGCAAAAATCCGAATCGGATATTTTCGAAAAGTGAGCTGTACGAACGAGTATGGGGCGTGAATAGCTTACGTGACGACAACACCATCATGGTACATATCCATCGGATTCGGGAGCGCATCGAGCCCGATCCAGCGCAGCCAGAGTTTTTAGTGAACGTCAGGGGACTCGGGTACAAAATGGTGAAAAAGGGCCTTCCTTATGAATATTAA
- a CDS encoding M23 family metallopeptidase produces MKKVWISLIGAILLTGCTGQSEATAIPSTTESLTKKKEGTKTMTDQAESIVQALLHGKIGEVYEQTSPSFKQQVSKTQFVEGYTAFSSGLKSWNQHSHTSINGSYYGTWVDQDAKRGLVLTTDEKGIITGVLLKPLQNYPDTDNALTKLAYSAPFTGEWYVFWGGQNVLSNYHYEVESQRYAYDLIQVKDGLSYKGDPAKNESYFAFGQEIHAPQAGTVVHVVHDLKDNVPVGTMNAQEPAGNVVILDHGNGEFSYFAHLKEGSAKVKVGDRVEKGDLLGLCGNSGNSSEPHLHYQVSDGKDLFQSKSIRVQWENGWNPRQGESITAK; encoded by the coding sequence ATGAAAAAAGTTTGGATTTCACTTATAGGAGCAATTCTTTTGACAGGATGTACTGGGCAATCAGAGGCAACCGCAATCCCCTCAACTACTGAATCCCTCACAAAGAAAAAAGAAGGTACAAAGACGATGACGGATCAAGCGGAGTCTATTGTGCAAGCTCTCCTTCACGGAAAAATAGGGGAGGTATATGAGCAAACAAGCCCGTCATTCAAACAGCAGGTTTCAAAAACACAGTTTGTAGAAGGGTATACTGCTTTTAGCTCGGGGTTGAAGTCGTGGAATCAGCATTCCCACACGTCCATAAACGGCAGCTATTATGGTACCTGGGTGGATCAGGACGCCAAACGGGGCCTTGTTCTTACGACGGATGAAAAAGGGATCATTACGGGTGTTTTATTAAAGCCGCTGCAAAACTACCCTGACACCGACAATGCTTTGACAAAGCTGGCGTATAGCGCACCGTTTACAGGTGAGTGGTATGTGTTTTGGGGAGGTCAGAATGTCCTTTCAAACTATCACTACGAGGTGGAGAGCCAACGCTATGCATACGATCTGATTCAGGTCAAAGACGGATTATCCTACAAGGGGGACCCTGCGAAAAACGAGAGCTATTTCGCATTCGGGCAAGAAATACACGCACCGCAGGCAGGAACTGTCGTACATGTCGTCCATGATCTCAAGGATAACGTCCCTGTCGGAACCATGAACGCACAAGAGCCCGCTGGCAACGTCGTCATCCTCGATCATGGCAATGGGGAATTCAGCTACTTCGCCCATTTGAAGGAAGGCTCCGCAAAGGTAAAGGTCGGCGATCGTGTGGAGAAAGGGGATTTGCTTGGGCTATGCGGCAACTCTGGCAATTCCAGCGAGCCTCATCTGCATTATCAGGTCTCTGACGGCAAAGATTTGTTCCAGAGCAAATCCATTCGCGTGCAGTGGGAGAACGGATGGAATCCGCGTCAAGGTGAAAGCATTACCGCGAAGTAG
- a CDS encoding ArsR/SmtB family transcription factor yields the protein MSTSPNIIEVASLIGEPSRVSILISLMNGKALPASELARNAKITPQTASTHLAKLVEGGLLVSESHGRHRYYRLASPDVAHALESLMTIAAPKPVRSLRESDQLRAIRYARTCYDHLAGEVGVALTQKMLEMQLIEASDQDYVLSEAGKNKLQSLGVDLVVKPKSRRRFARPCLDWSERRHHLAGSLGASLTNRFFELGWIERVPGGRAVRVTPLGSSGFMTEFGLQVDECKKHS from the coding sequence ATGAGTACCAGCCCGAATATTATAGAGGTCGCCTCCCTCATAGGAGAACCATCCCGCGTCTCCATCCTGATCAGCCTAATGAACGGCAAGGCACTCCCCGCCAGTGAACTCGCACGAAACGCAAAGATCACCCCCCAAACGGCAAGCACGCATTTGGCAAAGCTGGTGGAAGGCGGTCTTTTGGTCAGCGAGTCACACGGTCGACATCGCTACTATCGCCTAGCCAGCCCTGATGTCGCCCATGCCCTGGAATCGTTAATGACGATCGCTGCACCAAAGCCGGTTCGTTCCTTGCGTGAGTCTGACCAATTGCGAGCCATCCGCTATGCGCGTACCTGCTATGATCATCTCGCTGGTGAAGTAGGCGTTGCCCTGACGCAGAAAATGCTGGAGATGCAGTTGATCGAGGCATCCGATCAAGACTATGTGCTCAGTGAAGCGGGAAAAAACAAGCTGCAATCACTCGGCGTAGACCTTGTGGTCAAGCCAAAGAGCAGACGTCGCTTTGCCCGTCCGTGTTTGGATTGGAGCGAGCGTCGCCATCACTTGGCAGGTAGCCTCGGAGCCTCACTCACCAACCGATTTTTTGAGCTTGGCTGGATCGAGCGAGTGCCAGGAGGGAGGGCCGTCCGTGTCACGCCGTTAGGCAGCTCTGGTTTTATGACCGAGTTCGGACTGCAAGTAGATGAATGCAAAAAGCACAGCTAG
- a CDS encoding DMT family transporter gives MNRILFGILVVVTTSLMGSSFAVGKIGLAYFSPLLLVGLRFTLAGLIMGAWVWKKPLPKSAGDWGKLCLIGFLQTAAVMGCIFLSLRTITAGESSILTFMNPLLVVIWGTLFLGISYRLTQWMGVLVGLVGVFITLGFHLQWETGTLFGIGSALAWSMATILVKRWGVRFNVWVLTAYQMLFGGILLLVMGVTLETPKLIVTPTAVFVVVWLAIMASIVQFATWFYLLNHGDPGRTSAFLFLAPFFGVLSGWVLLGEVVQWHVYVGGLLIFAGIFLVNWTFAPRRQVSEKAQLAE, from the coding sequence ATGAATCGAATTTTGTTCGGGATACTTGTCGTCGTGACGACATCATTGATGGGTTCGTCTTTTGCGGTAGGAAAGATTGGATTGGCCTATTTTTCACCATTGCTGCTGGTAGGACTGCGTTTTACGCTGGCAGGACTGATCATGGGAGCGTGGGTATGGAAAAAGCCGCTCCCGAAGTCGGCGGGTGACTGGGGGAAGCTGTGTTTGATCGGATTTTTGCAGACAGCTGCCGTCATGGGATGTATCTTTTTGAGTCTGCGTACGATCACTGCGGGTGAATCCTCGATCCTGACGTTTATGAACCCACTGCTTGTGGTCATATGGGGCACGTTGTTTCTCGGAATATCCTATCGACTGACGCAATGGATGGGGGTTCTGGTTGGACTGGTAGGGGTGTTCATCACGCTTGGCTTCCATCTGCAATGGGAGACGGGAACGCTGTTTGGGATCGGGTCAGCTCTTGCGTGGTCAATGGCTACGATTCTCGTTAAAAGGTGGGGAGTCCGCTTCAATGTGTGGGTGCTGACAGCTTATCAGATGCTGTTCGGAGGAATTCTACTCCTCGTGATGGGAGTCACGCTGGAAACGCCGAAGCTGATTGTGACGCCGACCGCTGTGTTCGTCGTCGTATGGCTCGCGATCATGGCTTCCATTGTGCAGTTTGCGACGTGGTTTTACTTGCTGAATCACGGAGACCCGGGCAGGACGAGTGCTTTTTTGTTCCTCGCTCCGTTCTTCGGTGTTTTGTCAGGGTGGGTGTTGCTGGGTGAGGTCGTGCAATGGCATGTGTATGTGGGGGGATTGTTGATTTTCGCAGGGATCTTCCTGGTGAACTGGACGTTTGCCCCACGCAGGCAAGTCAGTGAAAAAGCACAGCTGGCAGAGTAG
- a CDS encoding GNAT family N-acetyltransferase, which yields MIEWYEGTSAGQITWEQAQDADYVKSYLLSMMTEQPSRYVQNVQTRMDALRVGDRIMPITVNDNEYDNSYVSSVFTHYVTYAKEELGMLDSAVLRQALSTVLTGLGRWMKKSQCNKMVIVNNWLLSTNLYHDVSAEEVKDITESCIQKFPSHIIAFRSVCRRLYPDFHKGLVEKGYLMVPSRYVYLFHPDWPAQGKWRVRNTLNRDRKMLAKSGYRILRHEELGEQHVERIVALYNALYLDKYSRHNPQFSVEFVRLAMQKRTLTLIGLEKDGQLDGILGYFERNGVMTTPLFGYDTTLPKETGLYRMLSCLLVQEAQCKGILLHQSAGVGAFKADRGAEGEPEFTAVYVKHLPFYRRAVWKVLAVLLNQIGIKLVEKYRL from the coding sequence TTGATTGAATGGTATGAAGGGACTTCGGCGGGGCAAATCACTTGGGAACAGGCGCAGGATGCAGACTACGTCAAAAGCTACTTGTTGTCCATGATGACGGAACAACCATCCCGCTATGTACAAAATGTACAGACGCGGATGGATGCACTCCGTGTAGGTGATCGGATCATGCCCATAACGGTGAACGATAACGAGTACGACAATTCGTATGTCAGTTCGGTGTTTACCCATTACGTGACGTATGCGAAGGAAGAGCTAGGCATGCTCGATTCAGCGGTGCTGAGGCAGGCACTGTCGACTGTACTTACAGGGCTTGGACGCTGGATGAAAAAAAGCCAATGCAACAAAATGGTTATCGTCAACAACTGGCTGTTATCGACGAATCTGTATCATGATGTGAGTGCAGAGGAAGTGAAGGACATCACGGAAAGCTGCATCCAAAAGTTCCCTAGTCACATCATCGCGTTTCGATCTGTTTGCCGCAGGCTGTACCCGGATTTTCACAAGGGGCTCGTAGAAAAGGGCTATCTCATGGTCCCCAGCCGCTACGTATACCTCTTTCATCCCGACTGGCCCGCACAGGGCAAGTGGCGGGTCCGCAATACGCTCAACCGCGATCGAAAAATGCTTGCCAAATCGGGCTATCGTATCCTGCGTCATGAGGAGCTGGGAGAACAGCATGTCGAGCGAATCGTTGCTTTATACAACGCGCTGTATCTGGATAAATACTCCCGGCATAATCCACAGTTTTCGGTGGAGTTCGTCCGATTGGCGATGCAAAAGAGGACATTGACCCTCATCGGCTTGGAAAAAGACGGACAGCTGGACGGCATTCTTGGCTATTTTGAACGAAATGGTGTGATGACGACACCGCTATTCGGATATGATACGACTCTCCCCAAAGAGACCGGGCTGTATCGGATGCTATCGTGCCTCTTGGTACAAGAAGCACAGTGCAAGGGCATTCTGCTCCATCAAAGTGCGGGTGTAGGTGCATTCAAAGCGGACAGAGGAGCCGAGGGAGAGCCGGAATTTACAGCGGTGTATGTCAAACATTTGCCGTTTTATCGTCGAGCGGTCTGGAAGGTGCTCGCTGTCTTGCTGAATCAAATCGGGATCAAGCTGGTGGAGAAGTACAGACTGTAA